A region of Paenibacillus sp. 37 DNA encodes the following proteins:
- a CDS encoding sigma-54-dependent transcriptional regulator — protein MRTRVHFIAPYESMIPIIQECIPRFPQLTIQTDVGDLAKGVELATQAEKNGAEIIISRGGTAQLIKKAVTIPVIDVQLSGYDMIRSLTLASQFNGQTAIVGFSNITSGAQSIIDLMDLPLKVYTIHSSEDVARLLLELKASGYRQIVGDVITVNTAKTYGLEGLLIQSGQESILRAMEDAQLVYRYLSKNHAISIILNDLVTREHPNLLILNERNEVVFENLTDFEKNPLTDNHMYLTNTSLEFHQSQVQNVFMVDDYQLTVNAYETTLDNKNYKVYMLEKGQPYAFAQFGITTFTDASMEPIVAESPAMQAVLKNIRALYENHEPIYLRGEADSGKSFLVKHIHQMYAGGGLLLQIDLSQVPSGHLHKIPLAKVRNVEINHMETRVEDPELLSFIQSCLHNRIGVFILGEQALPPLWSLDLELNTIMMPNLADRPEDLAPLMQHFLTGYYHKYGTTAVRIKEDALQLIQDQITHMNVNQLKHLIKQAALNEQEYIITTATLSRLLDQQPSSSPMKLNGTLKEIEKEVIQIVLQEENNNQSKAAERLGINRATLWRKLKD, from the coding sequence ATGCGTACACGAGTTCACTTTATTGCTCCCTACGAATCGATGATTCCTATTATACAAGAGTGTATTCCTCGTTTTCCCCAGTTAACCATTCAGACAGACGTGGGCGACTTGGCAAAAGGCGTGGAGCTAGCAACTCAAGCTGAGAAAAACGGTGCAGAGATTATCATCAGCCGCGGCGGAACCGCCCAACTCATTAAAAAAGCAGTGACCATTCCCGTCATTGATGTGCAGTTATCGGGTTATGACATGATTCGTTCACTTACCCTGGCAAGCCAGTTTAACGGCCAAACAGCGATTGTTGGTTTCTCCAACATCACCTCTGGTGCACAATCGATTATTGATCTGATGGATCTGCCTCTCAAGGTCTATACCATACATAGCTCGGAAGATGTGGCACGGTTGCTCTTGGAGCTGAAAGCTTCCGGTTACCGCCAGATTGTCGGAGATGTGATCACCGTCAACACTGCGAAGACTTATGGTCTGGAGGGATTGTTAATCCAATCCGGTCAGGAATCCATCCTTAGAGCGATGGAAGATGCGCAGCTGGTCTACCGTTATTTGAGCAAAAATCATGCGATATCGATCATACTGAATGACCTGGTTACACGGGAACATCCGAATTTGCTTATTTTAAATGAACGGAATGAAGTCGTATTCGAGAACCTGACTGATTTCGAGAAAAATCCACTGACCGATAATCACATGTATCTGACTAACACGAGTCTGGAATTCCACCAATCCCAGGTCCAAAATGTGTTCATGGTGGACGATTACCAGCTCACGGTTAACGCCTATGAAACGACCCTGGACAACAAGAACTACAAGGTATACATGCTGGAAAAAGGACAACCCTATGCCTTTGCACAATTCGGCATAACAACGTTCACGGATGCATCGATGGAGCCTATCGTTGCCGAATCCCCTGCCATGCAGGCGGTATTGAAGAACATTCGGGCACTTTACGAGAATCATGAACCGATCTATCTGCGGGGTGAAGCGGATTCCGGTAAATCTTTTCTGGTCAAACATATTCATCAGATGTACGCCGGTGGCGGACTGTTATTACAGATCGATCTCTCGCAAGTGCCTTCCGGTCATTTGCACAAGATACCACTCGCCAAGGTTCGAAATGTAGAGATTAACCACATGGAGACACGTGTGGAAGATCCGGAGTTGCTCTCCTTTATCCAGAGCTGCCTTCATAACCGGATTGGGGTGTTTATACTCGGGGAGCAGGCATTGCCCCCCCTGTGGTCACTCGATCTGGAGCTTAATACAATTATGATGCCTAATCTTGCGGATAGACCAGAAGATCTGGCTCCACTGATGCAGCATTTCCTTACGGGGTACTACCACAAATACGGAACTACTGCGGTGAGAATAAAAGAAGATGCACTACAGCTAATCCAAGATCAGATCACACATATGAATGTCAACCAGTTGAAACATCTGATTAAGCAGGCTGCACTTAATGAACAGGAATATATAATCACCACGGCTACCTTATCCCGCTTGCTCGATCAGCAACCTTCTTCTAGTCCAATGAAGTTGAACGGCACCCTGAAGGAGATCGAAAAAGAAGTTATTCAGATTGTACTTCAGGAGGAAAACAACAATCAATCAAAGGCGGCAGAGCGCCTGGGGATTAACCGGGCCACATTATGGCGTAAACTTAAAGATTAA
- a CDS encoding 2-keto-3-deoxygluconate permease: MNIKATLDRIPGGMMVVPLLLGATINTFFPNALRIGGFTEALFVNSASTLIALFLLIAGTQITFKTAGSSVGKGLTLLTFKWVIGAGLGFIAILFADSSGLFLGLAPLAIIAAMTNSNGGLYIALAGQYGKEDDKAAYPFLALSDGPFLTMVALSIFGAMGFANGMFSPMAFVAVLLPLIVGVIIGNLDRNLGDWLYKGSDKLVPFFAFSLGMGINFSSIIQGGLGGILLGVLTVLLTGGIGYLVFKAIGWNPIVGASEGSTAGNAVGTPAAIVAANASFGPIAEIATVQIAASVVTTAILLPIFIGFLSKRLEKSGGVEKYNQRPTT; the protein is encoded by the coding sequence ATGAACATTAAAGCAACTTTAGATCGCATCCCTGGCGGTATGATGGTCGTTCCCCTGTTACTTGGTGCAACCATTAATACATTTTTCCCGAATGCCCTGCGCATTGGCGGATTCACGGAAGCCCTCTTCGTTAACAGTGCCAGTACGTTGATTGCGCTGTTCCTGTTAATTGCGGGTACACAGATTACGTTCAAAACGGCAGGTTCATCTGTCGGCAAAGGTTTAACCTTGCTTACGTTCAAATGGGTGATTGGTGCAGGCCTTGGTTTTATCGCTATTTTGTTTGCGGATTCAAGCGGTTTATTCCTGGGTCTGGCACCACTTGCCATTATCGCTGCAATGACCAACTCTAACGGTGGTCTGTACATCGCACTCGCTGGTCAATACGGTAAAGAAGATGACAAGGCAGCTTACCCGTTCCTCGCGCTTAGCGATGGTCCGTTCCTGACCATGGTAGCGCTCTCGATCTTTGGTGCAATGGGCTTTGCGAACGGCATGTTCTCACCGATGGCATTCGTTGCTGTATTGCTTCCACTCATCGTTGGTGTCATTATTGGTAATCTGGACCGTAATCTGGGGGATTGGCTGTACAAAGGCAGTGACAAACTTGTTCCGTTCTTTGCATTCTCCCTGGGTATGGGAATCAATTTCTCATCCATCATTCAAGGCGGACTAGGTGGCATTCTCCTCGGTGTTCTGACCGTGCTTCTCACAGGCGGAATCGGATATCTGGTGTTCAAAGCCATTGGCTGGAACCCGATCGTTGGTGCTTCCGAAGGTTCAACAGCCGGGAATGCGGTAGGTACACCCGCTGCCATCGTGGCTGCTAATGCTTCATTTGGCCCGATTGCAGAGATTGCTACTGTGCAAATTGCGGCGAGTGTTGTAACGACAGCTATCCTGTTGCCAATCTTCATCGGTTTCCTCTCCAAACGACTGGAGAAATCAGGTGGCGTCGAGAAATACAATCAACGACCAACCACATAA
- a CDS encoding ring-cleaving dioxygenase, with the protein MTIQTAGIHHITAFAGDPQANVDFYAGVLGLRLVKKTINFDAPDVYHLYFGDEHGSPGTIITFFPSAGSPRGKIGGGQVGITSYVIPPGSIGFWQNRLEQYNIEVTKTSRFNEELLQFEDSEGLRLELVEREEGATSTWAHEGIPTDQAIKGFGGAVLFSVNPQRTMDALEKILGFVKVGENEEYARFRSSGDIGNVVDVPVTRIPLGMGGAGTVHHIAWRATDDVEHAQWSEAVRDYGYQPTPVRDRQYFNAIYFREAGGILFEIATDPPGFAKDEPADSLGQKLMLPEWFEKYRPQIEDNLQPIVVRTLEPATTAK; encoded by the coding sequence ATGACTATTCAAACAGCAGGTATCCACCATATTACAGCTTTCGCAGGAGATCCACAGGCCAACGTTGATTTTTATGCCGGAGTTCTGGGACTTCGTCTGGTGAAAAAAACAATCAATTTCGATGCACCTGATGTATATCATCTGTATTTTGGCGATGAGCACGGAAGCCCAGGTACCATCATTACCTTCTTCCCATCCGCTGGATCACCACGGGGGAAAATTGGCGGAGGTCAGGTCGGCATCACTTCCTATGTCATTCCTCCTGGGTCGATTGGCTTCTGGCAGAATCGGCTGGAACAGTATAACATTGAGGTAACCAAAACAAGTCGCTTCAATGAAGAGCTGCTTCAATTCGAAGATAGCGAAGGCTTGCGGCTTGAGCTTGTGGAACGGGAAGAGGGAGCAACCAGCACTTGGGCTCACGAAGGAATTCCAACAGATCAAGCGATTAAAGGCTTTGGCGGTGCTGTCCTGTTCAGTGTAAACCCGCAGAGAACGATGGATGCGCTTGAGAAAATTTTGGGATTTGTCAAAGTGGGTGAAAATGAAGAGTATGCCCGTTTCCGGTCGAGTGGAGACATCGGTAATGTTGTGGATGTTCCGGTAACCCGTATACCTCTGGGCATGGGTGGAGCTGGAACGGTGCATCATATTGCATGGCGCGCCACAGATGACGTGGAACATGCACAGTGGAGTGAAGCTGTACGTGATTACGGGTACCAACCGACTCCAGTTCGGGATCGTCAGTACTTTAACGCAATTTACTTCAGAGAAGCTGGCGGCATTCTGTTCGAGATTGCTACCGATCCTCCGGGCTTTGCCAAAGATGAACCTGCTGATTCGCTCGGACAAAAATTGATGCTGCCAGAGTGGTTTGAGAAATACCGCCCTCAAATTGAGGACAATCTGCAACCAATCGTGGTAAGAACACTCGAACCTGCTACAACTGCGAAATAA
- a CDS encoding SPFH domain-containing protein, which produces MGFFKNQFSNVVEWEEFRDDMIFWKWSNREIKKGSKLIIRSGQDAIFLNNGKVEGIFEDEGSFNIDSEIIPFLSTLKGFKFGFNSGMRVEVLFVNTKEFTVRWGTQSPVLIPTPQLPGGMPIRANGTFNFKVSDYVTLIDKIAGIKQSYLVEDVKIRITSVLDQLLMKWISREGKDMFNLQANASDIAKGIQEDLDMQMMDIGIGITGFQVMSFNYPKEIQDMITKTASHEMIGNLQKYQQVSMTDGISSGKVQGGGAASDMAGMMMGMNMANEMMKNMNQNQNQNNNANSSQNQNADQKPAGNSNGDSGNSSSTEGNKKPNFCPNCGAKNEGANFCPNCGQKLA; this is translated from the coding sequence ATGGGATTTTTCAAAAATCAATTTTCGAATGTGGTGGAATGGGAAGAGTTCAGAGATGACATGATATTTTGGAAATGGAGCAACCGGGAGATCAAGAAGGGGAGTAAACTTATCATCCGTTCTGGTCAGGACGCCATTTTCCTGAATAACGGTAAAGTGGAAGGGATTTTCGAGGACGAAGGATCATTTAATATCGATTCCGAGATCATTCCATTCCTTTCTACATTAAAAGGATTCAAATTTGGATTCAACAGCGGCATGCGGGTCGAAGTCTTGTTTGTAAACACAAAAGAGTTCACCGTGCGCTGGGGCACACAAAGTCCGGTGTTGATTCCAACACCACAACTCCCGGGCGGGATGCCGATTCGGGCCAACGGTACATTTAATTTTAAAGTAAGTGACTATGTGACCCTGATTGATAAGATTGCAGGCATCAAGCAGAGTTATCTGGTGGAGGATGTCAAAATCCGAATCACATCCGTGCTGGATCAGCTTCTAATGAAGTGGATTAGCCGCGAAGGGAAGGATATGTTCAACCTGCAGGCCAATGCATCGGATATTGCCAAGGGGATTCAGGAAGATCTGGATATGCAGATGATGGACATCGGAATTGGGATTACCGGTTTCCAAGTGATGAGCTTCAACTATCCAAAAGAGATTCAGGATATGATTACAAAGACCGCTTCGCACGAGATGATTGGTAATCTGCAAAAGTATCAGCAGGTCAGCATGACAGACGGTATCTCATCCGGTAAAGTACAGGGCGGCGGCGCGGCCTCGGATATGGCAGGCATGATGATGGGCATGAACATGGCCAATGAAATGATGAAGAACATGAACCAGAACCAGAACCAGAACAATAATGCCAATTCGTCTCAGAATCAGAACGCGGACCAGAAACCAGCAGGAAATAGCAACGGTGATTCAGGTAACTCCTCATCTACAGAGGGCAACAAGAAGCCTAACTTCTGTCCGAACTGTGGAGCCAAGAATGAAGGAGCCAACTTCTGTCCGAACTGTGGTCAAAAGCTGGCCTAA
- a CDS encoding PspA/IM30 family protein produces MGILSRFRDVMKANVNHMLSRAEDPEKSVNEYMRNLSSDLGQVKAETTAVLSDESRAKRALDECSAEVKKLQRYAEKSAESGDEDKARNFLEKKVKLADKLNELQAAYERASAKAKMMKHMNDKLVADLGQLEARHAELKGRMADAKAQQQANERNASTGRADAALKAMEDKANQALNEAEALAELRAGAQEDDLDELIAQLERDMNADAGNNENASPSAEEELAAIQEKLRK; encoded by the coding sequence ATGGGAATCTTATCGAGGTTTAGAGACGTGATGAAGGCCAATGTGAACCACATGCTGTCGCGGGCGGAAGACCCGGAGAAGAGCGTGAATGAGTATATGCGCAACCTGAGCAGTGATCTGGGTCAGGTGAAGGCCGAGACGACGGCGGTGTTGTCGGACGAGAGCCGGGCGAAGCGAGCACTGGATGAGTGCAGCGCCGAGGTCAAAAAGTTACAGCGGTACGCAGAGAAATCGGCGGAGTCCGGAGACGAAGACAAGGCACGTAATTTTCTGGAGAAGAAAGTGAAGCTGGCTGACAAATTGAACGAATTACAGGCTGCCTATGAACGGGCTTCAGCCAAAGCCAAGATGATGAAGCATATGAATGATAAATTGGTTGCAGATCTGGGACAACTGGAAGCACGGCATGCAGAGCTGAAAGGTCGCATGGCAGATGCGAAGGCGCAGCAACAGGCCAATGAACGGAATGCATCTACGGGCAGAGCTGATGCTGCATTGAAAGCCATGGAAGACAAGGCGAACCAGGCGTTAAATGAAGCAGAGGCTTTGGCAGAACTTCGCGCTGGGGCACAGGAAGATGATTTGGACGAATTAATTGCCCAGTTGGAGAGGGACATGAACGCAGATGCGGGTAATAATGAGAATGCGTCGCCAAGTGCAGAGGAAGAACTCGCAGCGATTCAGGAGAAGTTGAGGAAGTGA
- a CDS encoding TPM domain-containing protein — translation MRKRTPLVVVMATLILLMITLVAPLIPMSSASAAENKNLIYDEANLLSEQDKVELNALANQYGAERQTDFVILTTNNAENQDIVLLTEDFYDKQELGYDKKFGNAVILTMDMNNREVYLAGFYKAKEYLSDQRLDSIRNRITSELSSGDYKLAFEKYIELSYKYMGYEPGVNPNNILFNGWFQLGVSVVLGGIVVGMMTYRSGGRVTVNRATYEDSSNSSVIDRQDRYIRTTVTKRKIEKNNNNGGGGGGGGTSRGGHSHSGSRGSF, via the coding sequence ATGAGAAAAAGAACTCCTCTGGTCGTCGTGATGGCTACGCTCATTTTACTTATGATCACCCTTGTTGCTCCGTTGATTCCCATGTCTTCGGCATCCGCAGCGGAGAACAAAAATCTCATCTACGATGAGGCCAACCTGCTGAGTGAGCAGGATAAAGTTGAGCTGAATGCACTTGCGAATCAGTATGGCGCGGAACGGCAGACGGACTTTGTTATTTTGACAACAAATAATGCTGAGAATCAGGATATCGTGCTCTTAACTGAAGATTTTTATGATAAGCAGGAGCTAGGGTACGACAAGAAATTTGGCAATGCTGTCATTTTAACGATGGATATGAATAATCGAGAAGTGTATCTGGCGGGATTTTATAAGGCAAAAGAATACCTGAGTGATCAGCGACTGGATTCTATCCGTAACCGGATTACCTCTGAGTTATCCAGTGGGGACTATAAACTCGCATTTGAGAAATATATTGAGCTCTCTTACAAATATATGGGGTACGAACCGGGTGTGAATCCGAACAATATTTTGTTCAACGGCTGGTTTCAGTTGGGAGTATCGGTAGTACTGGGCGGTATTGTTGTTGGCATGATGACCTATCGTTCCGGGGGGCGTGTCACGGTCAATCGTGCGACTTATGAGGATTCAAGTAATTCCAGTGTAATTGATCGGCAGGATCGTTATATCCGTACGACCGTAACCAAGCGCAAAATTGAGAAGAACAATAACAATGGAGGCGGAGGCGGCGGTGGAGGTACATCGCGAGGCGGTCATTCACACAGTGGGAGTAGAGGGTCGTTTTAA
- a CDS encoding glycoside hydrolase family 3 C-terminal domain-containing protein, with protein MSTHQIGVPLEGFAEFSRTVAAEGAVLVRNEGQVLPLRKNENVSVFGRIQVNYYRSGTGSGGSVHVAYTTNLLDGLRSKKNITVNEELAAVYEKWIEENPFDDGGKVWAAEPWNQKEMPLTDDLVAQARSKSSKAIIVIGRTAGEDQDNADAPGSYQLTEDEKAMLKQVTAQFEHTIVVLNVSNIIDMSWLNETYLHPIQGVIYSWHGGMEGGNAIADVLAGDVTPSGKLTDTIAYSIEDYPSTSNYGNEFKNLYQEDIYVGYRYFETFRPERVQFEFGYGLSYTTFLAQHEEVKSVSKDGETYIEVRVNVTNSGTTYAGKEVVQVYYEAPQGKLGQPVKALVAFGKTGLLQPGESEILTISFPIHDMASYDDAGVTGHASAYVLEEGTYRLHVGTSVKQVQHVSIDGQDGYVIESLQLVEQLQEAMAPTEDFTRMKPGARKEDGSYELTYAEVPKRKISMADRIEQNLPQTLEQTGNQGHKLSDVKAGKVSLEAFIAQLSDQDLAAIVRGEGMSSPLVTSGTASAFGGVSDSLFNYGIPVACTADGPSGIRMDSGEKATQVSIGTLLAATWNKELVEELYVMEGQELLRNQVDTLLGPGLNIRRSPLNGRNFEYFSEDPLISGVFAAACTKGIMKGGSNATLKHFACNNQEKHRSKVDAVVSERALREIYLKGFEIAVKEGGANSIMTSYNPVNGHWAASNYDLNTTILRGEWNFDGIVMTDWWAIMNDVTEGGEADRKYTNWMIRAQNDLYMVVPNYGAEINGWDDNTIESLDNGTLTRGELQRSAINICKFIMNAPVSGRKHEIVENVASFQANASLSSAQAQALVENAQVKPAVAEPVYMKVDEAGHYRIIVQIMSPEPELAQSACNLLLNDQLVTTIQTNGTEGKWIRQKLVKVDLEAGLYELKLDFTKPGLQIDWIEFKQV; from the coding sequence TTGAGCACACATCAAATTGGAGTTCCATTGGAAGGGTTTGCAGAGTTTAGTCGTACGGTTGCCGCAGAAGGAGCCGTTTTAGTCAGAAATGAAGGCCAAGTGCTTCCACTTCGTAAAAACGAAAACGTTTCAGTTTTTGGACGGATTCAAGTCAATTATTATCGGAGCGGCACGGGTTCAGGCGGTAGTGTCCATGTAGCCTACACAACGAATCTGCTCGATGGTCTGCGCAGCAAAAAGAATATAACGGTGAATGAAGAACTGGCAGCTGTCTATGAGAAGTGGATTGAAGAGAATCCATTTGATGATGGTGGAAAAGTATGGGCGGCCGAGCCATGGAATCAGAAAGAAATGCCTTTGACGGATGACCTGGTTGCACAGGCTAGAAGCAAATCCAGCAAAGCCATTATCGTGATTGGACGTACAGCAGGAGAAGATCAGGATAATGCGGATGCGCCAGGAAGTTACCAACTGACAGAAGATGAAAAAGCGATGCTGAAGCAAGTCACTGCGCAGTTTGAACACACAATCGTAGTGCTGAATGTCTCGAATATCATCGACATGAGCTGGTTAAACGAAACGTATCTACATCCAATCCAAGGCGTAATTTACTCCTGGCATGGCGGTATGGAGGGTGGCAACGCGATTGCTGATGTGCTGGCGGGAGACGTTACACCAAGCGGTAAACTGACAGATACGATTGCATATTCCATCGAGGATTATCCTTCGACAAGCAACTACGGCAATGAGTTCAAGAACCTGTATCAGGAAGATATCTATGTAGGTTATCGTTATTTCGAAACGTTTCGACCTGAGCGTGTTCAGTTTGAATTCGGTTACGGCCTGTCTTATACGACGTTTTTGGCTCAGCATGAAGAAGTGAAATCTGTGTCCAAAGACGGCGAAACCTACATTGAAGTTCGTGTCAATGTGACCAACTCAGGTACAACATATGCGGGCAAAGAGGTTGTACAAGTCTATTATGAAGCACCACAAGGCAAACTGGGACAACCGGTGAAGGCTTTGGTTGCTTTTGGCAAGACAGGATTGTTGCAGCCGGGCGAGTCAGAAATACTGACGATCAGCTTCCCGATCCATGACATGGCATCCTACGATGATGCGGGTGTTACAGGTCATGCTTCCGCATACGTTCTGGAAGAAGGCACATATCGACTGCATGTAGGAACCAGTGTGAAACAAGTGCAGCACGTTAGCATCGATGGCCAGGATGGATATGTGATTGAATCCCTTCAATTGGTGGAGCAGCTGCAAGAAGCGATGGCGCCAACGGAAGATTTTACACGGATGAAACCAGGTGCGCGCAAGGAAGATGGATCTTATGAACTGACGTATGCAGAAGTACCGAAACGTAAGATATCCATGGCGGACCGGATTGAGCAGAATCTTCCGCAAACGCTGGAGCAGACGGGCAACCAGGGCCACAAGCTGAGTGACGTTAAAGCTGGCAAAGTGAGTCTGGAAGCCTTCATCGCTCAACTGAGTGATCAGGATCTGGCAGCGATTGTCCGTGGCGAAGGCATGAGCAGTCCACTCGTTACTTCGGGGACGGCATCTGCATTTGGTGGTGTCAGCGACAGCCTGTTTAATTACGGTATTCCGGTAGCATGTACGGCAGATGGCCCGTCGGGTATTCGTATGGATAGTGGCGAGAAGGCAACACAGGTATCCATTGGTACGTTGCTTGCGGCGACATGGAACAAGGAGCTTGTTGAAGAGTTGTATGTGATGGAAGGACAGGAACTGCTCAGAAATCAGGTGGATACCCTGCTCGGACCTGGACTCAATATCCGCCGGAGCCCGCTCAATGGCCGGAACTTTGAATACTTCTCCGAAGATCCACTGATCTCGGGTGTATTTGCCGCAGCATGTACGAAAGGTATCATGAAGGGTGGTTCCAATGCCACACTGAAACACTTTGCCTGTAACAATCAGGAGAAACACCGCAGTAAAGTAGATGCTGTTGTCTCCGAACGTGCACTGCGTGAAATTTACCTGAAAGGGTTCGAAATCGCTGTAAAAGAAGGCGGAGCCAACTCCATCATGACTTCCTACAACCCGGTTAACGGACACTGGGCGGCATCCAACTACGACCTGAACACCACGATTTTGCGTGGCGAATGGAATTTCGACGGAATCGTAATGACCGACTGGTGGGCGATTATGAATGATGTGACCGAAGGTGGAGAAGCTGATCGCAAATACACGAACTGGATGATTCGTGCACAGAATGATCTCTACATGGTTGTACCGAACTACGGCGCAGAGATCAATGGTTGGGATGACAACACGATTGAATCCTTGGATAATGGAACATTGACTCGCGGAGAGCTGCAACGCTCGGCGATCAACATCTGCAAGTTCATCATGAATGCACCGGTGTCCGGCAGAAAGCACGAGATCGTAGAGAACGTCGCTTCGTTCCAAGCGAATGCATCTCTATCTTCTGCACAAGCTCAGGCGCTGGTGGAGAACGCACAGGTGAAACCTGCGGTAGCTGAACCCGTCTACATGAAAGTGGACGAGGCAGGTCATTATCGGATTATCGTACAGATCATGTCCCCTGAGCCGGAACTGGCTCAAAGTGCATGTAACCTGCTCCTGAATGACCAGTTGGTAACCACCATTCAGACGAATGGTACGGAAGGAAAATGGATCAGACAGAAGCTTGTCAAAGTAGACCTTGAAGCAGGACTGTATGAATTGAAACTGGACTTCACCAAACCAGGTCTCCAGATTGATTGGATCGAATTCAAGCAGGTGTAG
- a CDS encoding low temperature requirement protein A has translation MMEKKVTWLELFYDLLFVAAVSKAGHVLLHAEHGVITFEYLMKFVLIFIPVWWAWVGQTLFINRYGQDILIHRIFLILQLLSVMVMTASLSTHFDQYYLSFFIGYIGSRAFTAIQYLTVHKSKSEHQQKAARYLGICFLIGILISSGSLFFDSWLRYLILYAGIAVDIVLPLIGRKNLVKVPVQTHHLLERFALFTLILLGESVVSIIAVLQADHWDMKSILFAAFTSIFVIAIWWQYFDNVEKKVSKEIQTAGQAIIYGHLFIYISMSMIAASIQLLYQNQLNYVFMLGFVFGSALLYFLSTSLVFHRYRHAHLRLGPRHLAFMVGLLVAFVLVDMVYQVPGYVIMGEDMLFFLVYAKLTT, from the coding sequence ATGATGGAGAAAAAGGTTACCTGGCTGGAGCTGTTTTACGATCTGCTCTTCGTAGCAGCGGTCTCCAAAGCGGGTCATGTCTTGTTACATGCCGAACACGGAGTAATTACGTTTGAATACTTAATGAAGTTTGTGCTTATTTTCATCCCTGTTTGGTGGGCATGGGTTGGTCAGACCTTGTTTATTAACCGCTATGGTCAAGATATTCTGATCCATCGAATATTCCTCATCCTTCAGCTTCTGTCCGTTATGGTCATGACGGCGAGCCTCTCTACCCATTTTGACCAGTACTACCTGTCCTTCTTCATCGGATATATCGGTTCACGGGCGTTTACGGCCATTCAGTATCTGACGGTTCACAAGTCGAAAAGCGAGCATCAGCAGAAAGCCGCCCGGTACTTGGGCATCTGTTTCCTCATTGGAATATTGATCTCATCGGGCTCATTGTTTTTCGATTCCTGGCTGCGCTACTTGATCTTGTATGCGGGAATTGCTGTGGACATCGTACTTCCGTTGATTGGACGCAAAAATCTGGTGAAAGTACCGGTTCAGACTCATCATTTGTTGGAACGTTTCGCGTTATTTACACTTATCCTGCTAGGTGAATCGGTAGTTAGTATTATTGCCGTGCTGCAAGCCGATCATTGGGATATGAAATCCATCCTGTTTGCCGCATTTACGTCCATCTTTGTCATTGCGATATGGTGGCAGTACTTCGACAACGTGGAGAAAAAGGTCAGCAAAGAGATTCAGACTGCCGGACAAGCGATCATATACGGACATCTGTTCATCTACATCTCCATGAGTATGATTGCTGCTTCAATTCAGCTGTTATATCAGAATCAGTTAAACTATGTGTTCATGCTAGGGTTTGTATTTGGATCGGCGCTACTGTATTTCTTGTCGACCTCACTTGTGTTCCATCGTTACAGACACGCACATCTGCGACTGGGTCCGCGCCATCTGGCGTTCATGGTAGGGTTACTGGTGGCATTTGTCCTTGTGGATATGGTTTACCAGGTTCCGGGTTATGTCATCATGGGCGAAGACATGTTATTCTTCCTGGTGTATGCGAAACTTACGACTTGA
- a CDS encoding DUF896 domain-containing protein has product MIPTLTRINELARKAKEGGLTEMEKEERVNLRQEYLQTFRGSVNDILLNATIYDPNGDDVTPDKLKQEQASQNNK; this is encoded by the coding sequence ATGATCCCAACATTGACCAGAATAAATGAACTTGCAAGAAAAGCCAAAGAGGGCGGATTGACGGAGATGGAGAAAGAGGAACGGGTTAATCTTCGCCAGGAATATCTGCAAACTTTTCGCGGTTCGGTCAATGACATTCTCTTGAATGCAACCATCTATGATCCGAACGGCGATGACGTGACTCCTGATAAATTGAAACAAGAACAGGCTTCTCAAAATAATAAATAG